In the Wyeomyia smithii strain HCP4-BCI-WySm-NY-G18 chromosome 2, ASM2978416v1, whole genome shotgun sequence genome, one interval contains:
- the LOC129725220 gene encoding trafficking protein particle complex subunit 5, whose product MEKINLNLSNRPKLSILDKPLSRGKGEVSLSCYALLFSEVVQYSQSRVNTIPDLQNKLHDLGKDVGCRIIDLYFLRERNSKRETKLINMLLFIKTTLWKTLFGKEADKLEHATDDECTYYIIEKEPLVNKFISVPKDKGSLNCAVFVAGIIQAVLTNCGFTCQVSAHWHKGTTYMVKFEDHVISRDKQLEEK is encoded by the exons atggaaaaaatcaatCTTAATCTTTCAAATCGCCCAAAGCTTAGCATCTTGGATAAGCCATTAAGCCGTGGAAAAGGAGAAGTTTCACTCAGCTGCTACGCattacttttttcggaagtggTTCAGTATTCACAAAGCCGTGTAAACACGATACCCGATTTACAGAACAA ACTTCATGATTTGGGAAAAGATGTCGGATGCCGGATAATCGATCTTTATTTTTTGAGAGAACGCAATTCAAAACGCGAAACAAAGCTGATTAACATGCTGTTGTTCATTAAAACCACTCTTTGGAAG ACCCTTTTTGGTAAAGAGGCAGATAAGCTGGAACATGCTACTGATGACGAGTGCACGTACTACATAATCGAGAAGGAACCTTTGGTTAACAAATTCATTAGTGTACCAAAAGACAAAGGATCACTCAATTGCGCTGTGTTTGTGGCCGGTATTATACAGGCTGTGTTGACAAACTGTGGCTTT ACATGTCAAGTGTCAGCCCACTGGCATAAAGGAACCACTTATATGGTAAAATTCGAGGATCACGTCATCAGTCGAGATAAACAattagaagaaaaataa
- the LOC129725222 gene encoding NADH dehydrogenase [ubiquinone] 1 beta subcomplex subunit 4 has protein sequence MASTEQIQQEKAARRAALRNEYWRTMTNPHTRGESVGVFDTGIARYQAMQVNHFEHFRPTGRTFRIGMISVVIPIVGYAWMLKTERDGREKKYRTGQVAYKDRNFKFI, from the exons ATGGCGTCTACGGAACAAATCCAACAAGAAAAGGCAGCTCGACGAGCCGCACTTCGGAACGAGTACTGGCGAACAATGACCAATCCGCACACTCGTGGGGAGAGCGTAGGAGTG TTCGATACTGGAATAGCGCGTTATCAGGCTATGCAGGTAAACCATTTCGAACACTTCAGACCGACTGGTCGTACATTCCGCATTGGAATGATATCAGTGGTGATCCCGATTGTGGGCTATGCTTGGATGCTGAAAACAGAACGTGACGGTCGTGAGAAAAAATATCGCACCGGCCAAGTTGCCTATAAGGATCGCAATTTCAAGTTCATCTAA
- the LOC129725213 gene encoding cathepsin L: MKILILLVAFVAAANAVSIFELVKEEWQAFKLQHRKKYDSETEERLRMKIYVQNKHKIAKHNQRYDLGNEKYRLKINKYADLLHEEFVQTLNGFNRTSSKPMLKGVRIEEPVTFIEPANVEMPTTVDWRKKGAVTPVKDQGHCGSCWSFSATGALEGQHFRKTGKLVSLSEQNLVDCSGKYGNNGCNGGMMDFAFQYIKDNNGIDTEKAYPYEAIDDTCHYNPKAVGATDKGFVDVPQGDEEALQKALATVGPVSVAIDASHESFQFYSEGVYYEPQCDSQNLDHGVLAVGYGTSDDGEDYWLVKNSWGTTWGDKGYVKMARNRDNHCGIATVASYPLV; the protein is encoded by the exons ATGAAGATTCTTATTCTTTTGGTGGCCTTTGTAGCGGCAGCAAACGCAGTGTCCATTTTCGAATTAGTCAAAGAAGAATGGCAAGCATTTAAG CTTCAACACCGCAAAAAATATGATAGTGAAACCGAGGAACGGTTGCGAATGAAAATCTACGTACAAAATAAGCATAAAATTGCTAAGCACAACCAGCGGTACGATCTGGGCAATGAAAAATATCGTCTAAAGATTAACAAATATGCCGATTTGTTGCACGAGGAATTTGTTCAAACTCTGAACGGCTTCAACCGCACCAGTTCTAA ACCAATGCTGAAGGGAGTTAGAATCGAGGAGCCTGTCACATTCATCGAACCAGCCAACGTTGAAATGCCAACGACCGTCGACTGGAGAAAGAAAGGCGCGGTTACTCCAGTGAAAGACCAAG GTCACTGTGGATCGTGCTGGTCCTTCTCGGCAACCGGTGCTCTCGAGGGTCAACATTTCCGCAAAACCGGAAAACTGGTTTCGCTCTCAGAGCAGAATCTGGTCGATTGCTCTGGTAAATATGGCAACAACGGCTGCAATGGTGGAATGATGGATTTCGCATTCCAATATATTAAGGATAACAATGGTATCGATACGGAGAAGGCCTATCCCTATGAGGCTATCGACGACACTTGCCATTATAACCCGAAGGCCGTCGGAGCTACTGACAAGGGATTCGTTGATGTTCCTCAGGGTGATGAAGAAGCACTACAGAAGGCTTTGGCGACGGTAGGACCGGTATCTGTTGCTATCGATGCTTCCCACGAATCGTTCCAGTTCTACTCGGAAGGTGTGTACTACGAGCCACAGTGCGACTCACAGAACTTAGATCACGGT GTCTTGGCTGTTGGGTACGGCACTAGCGATGATGGCGAAGATTATTGGCTAGTGAAAAACTCTTGGGGAACCACCTGGGGTGATAAGGGCTATGTGAAGATGGCCCGTAACCGTGATAACCATTGTGGAATTGCTACTGTGGCAAGTTACCCATTGGTCTAA